The following are encoded in a window of Deltaproteobacteria bacterium genomic DNA:
- a CDS encoding DUF2804 domain-containing protein, whose protein sequence is MFGPAPERLIGDDGVPSFGVFGEAIRHINLNDFDYRRVAPFPFSLTPASARIAVKRWQYLGVITDDIAAGLAVADVGYAANAFAYVALRGEAKVREFSFLDPAGRCSRYSASSVEGVTEYLRGNVEIRLDNRLVDGPRKAVLRVPGVELDAEFDERAITPLCAVTQNGLRGFNYCHKAAALPVSGRLRVDGREFDLGERRALGVIDWTAGCAAHYTFWNWACGSGYLPDGRTVGCNFVSGINERGFTENVFWVGGKPVKVDTMFFQYDPADVLKPWRITSSDARVDLEFIPENERAENLNLGVMMSRFHQPFGEFRGTFVIDGAKAPVTMRGYVEEHEAKW, encoded by the coding sequence ATGTTCGGTCCTGCTCCCGAGCGCCTGATCGGCGACGACGGCGTTCCGTCCTTCGGCGTTTTCGGCGAAGCCATCCGCCACATCAATCTGAACGACTTCGATTACCGCCGCGTCGCGCCGTTTCCGTTCTCGCTCACGCCCGCGAGCGCGCGAATCGCCGTCAAGCGCTGGCAGTACCTCGGCGTTATCACGGACGACATCGCCGCCGGCCTCGCCGTGGCGGATGTCGGTTACGCGGCGAACGCCTTCGCCTACGTCGCCCTGCGCGGCGAGGCAAAGGTCCGAGAGTTCAGCTTTCTCGATCCCGCCGGCCGATGCAGCCGGTATTCGGCGTCGTCGGTCGAGGGCGTCACCGAGTACCTGCGTGGCAACGTCGAGATCCGGCTCGACAACCGCCTCGTCGACGGGCCGCGAAAGGCGGTACTGCGCGTACCGGGAGTGGAGCTCGACGCCGAGTTCGACGAGCGCGCCATCACACCGCTGTGCGCGGTGACGCAAAACGGCCTGCGGGGATTCAACTACTGCCACAAGGCCGCGGCGCTGCCTGTCTCAGGGCGGCTGCGCGTCGATGGGCGCGAGTTCGACCTGGGCGAGCGACGTGCGCTGGGCGTGATCGACTGGACCGCCGGCTGCGCGGCGCACTACACCTTTTGGAACTGGGCGTGTGGCTCGGGTTACCTGCCCGACGGACGTACGGTCGGCTGCAACTTCGTCTCCGGCATCAACGAGCGGGGTTTCACCGAAAACGTCTTCTGGGTCGGCGGAAAACCCGTCAAGGTCGATACCATGTTTTTCCAGTACGACCCCGCCGACGTGCTCAAGCCCTGGCGCATCACCAGCTCCGACGCCAGGGTCGACCTCGAGTTCATCCCCGAAAACGAGCGCGCCGAAAACCTGAACCTCGGCGTGATGATGTCGCGCTTCCACCAGCCATTCGGCGAGTTCCGGGGGACGTTCGTCATCGACGGCGCGAAGGCGCCCGTCACGATGCGCGGCTACGTGGAAGAGCACGAGGCGAAATGGTAG
- a CDS encoding TIGR00266 family protein, producing MKHEVRHGPSFSSLFLTLEGGEQVRTEAGAMVGMSPNFDISTKAYGGFFKALIRRLLGGESVFQNTYTAKDAGSELILSPTVPGEILHRKIEKGKSFVMQGSAFLASSPSVELKTKYGGVSSMMSGEGLFLLEIKGEGDLWYNSYGKIIEIDVQGGYVVDTGHIVAFEDTLKFKVKRVGGLKSTLLSGEGFVAEFSGNGKLYIQSRTVSSLIGWLTPMLPMR from the coding sequence GTGAAACACGAAGTGCGTCACGGACCGTCCTTCTCGAGCCTGTTTCTGACGCTCGAAGGGGGGGAGCAGGTCCGCACCGAGGCCGGGGCCATGGTGGGGATGTCGCCGAATTTCGACATTTCCACGAAGGCCTACGGCGGATTCTTCAAGGCGCTGATCCGCCGGCTGCTGGGCGGAGAAAGCGTATTCCAGAACACGTACACCGCGAAGGATGCGGGCAGCGAACTCATCCTCTCCCCCACGGTGCCCGGCGAGATCCTGCACCGCAAGATCGAGAAGGGCAAATCGTTCGTGATGCAGGGCTCGGCGTTTCTCGCGAGTTCGCCGTCGGTGGAACTCAAGACGAAATACGGCGGCGTGTCGTCGATGATGTCGGGCGAGGGGCTCTTCCTGCTCGAAATCAAGGGCGAAGGCGACCTGTGGTACAACAGCTACGGCAAGATCATCGAGATCGACGTGCAGGGCGGCTACGTGGTCGATACGGGCCACATCGTCGCGTTCGAGGACACACTGAAATTCAAGGTCAAGCGCGTGGGCGGGCTCAAGTCCACGCTGCTGTCGGGTGAGGGCTTCGTCGCCGAATTCTCCGGCAACGGCAAGCTCTACATCCAAAGTCGAACCGTCTCCTCGCTCATCGGCTGGCTCACGCCGATGCTGCCGATGCGATAA
- a CDS encoding TIGR00266 family protein produces MNIEILSRPSYAMAKVELAAGECVRSEGGAMVSMSPGLTVTTDTFSKGGAGGLLQAAKRLLAGESVFINKFTANQAGHVCFAPTLVGDIEHLKLDGTKNMIVQSSSFLACSDGMTMDTQFGGMKGFFSGESVFWIKFGGTGSLLINSFGGIFHKDIDGTFICDTGHIAAYEDTLQFKVRKVGGWKATLLSGEGLVCEFTGKGRLYMQTHNAPAFGQFIGPKLPPRKQ; encoded by the coding sequence ATGAATATCGAAATCCTGTCCCGCCCCTCTTACGCCATGGCGAAGGTCGAACTCGCCGCGGGCGAGTGCGTGCGCAGCGAGGGCGGCGCGATGGTGTCCATGAGCCCGGGCCTTACGGTCACCACCGACACGTTCTCCAAGGGCGGCGCGGGCGGCCTGCTCCAGGCGGCCAAGCGGCTGCTCGCCGGAGAGAGCGTGTTCATCAACAAGTTCACGGCGAACCAAGCCGGTCACGTGTGCTTCGCGCCCACGCTGGTCGGCGACATCGAGCACCTGAAACTCGATGGCACGAAAAACATGATCGTGCAGTCTTCGAGCTTCCTCGCCTGCTCGGACGGGATGACCATGGACACGCAGTTCGGCGGCATGAAGGGCTTCTTCTCCGGCGAATCGGTGTTCTGGATCAAGTTCGGCGGCACGGGGAGCCTGCTCATCAACAGCTTCGGCGGCATCTTTCACAAGGACATCGACGGCACGTTCATCTGCGACACCGGCCACATCGCGGCGTACGAAGACACGTTGCAATTCAAGGTCCGCAAGGTCGGCGGCTGGAAGGCCACGCTGCTGTCGGGAGAAGGTCTCGTCTGCGAGTTCACCGGCAAGGGCCGGCTTTACATGCAGACGCACAACGCACCGGCGTTCGGGCAGTTCATCGGCCCGAAACTGCCGCCGCGCAAGCAGTGA
- a CDS encoding TIGR00266 family protein has product MKYEIVGKPDFSIVRLALDANEKATAETGAMVAMSTNMKIETKSKGGLLGGLKRMVGGESFFTNDYHPEGGPGSIEFAPSAPGDVDVLELKGNAWFVQRGAYLCHTGDITTETKFGGMQSFFSGEGLFMLRVSGTGHVFFNSYGGLQKVSVNGEYIVDTTHIVAFPEGMTYNVEAVGGLKATFLSGEGLVCRYRGTGDLYIQTRSAPPFASWLNPFRRVESKK; this is encoded by the coding sequence ATGAAATACGAAATTGTCGGCAAGCCCGATTTCTCCATCGTGCGTCTGGCGCTCGACGCGAACGAAAAGGCGACGGCGGAAACCGGCGCGATGGTCGCGATGAGCACGAACATGAAGATCGAGACCAAGTCGAAGGGCGGCCTGCTCGGCGGCCTGAAGCGCATGGTCGGCGGCGAGAGCTTCTTCACCAACGACTACCACCCCGAAGGCGGGCCCGGCTCGATCGAGTTCGCACCGTCGGCGCCGGGCGATGTGGACGTGTTGGAGCTGAAGGGCAACGCCTGGTTCGTGCAGCGGGGCGCGTACCTGTGCCACACCGGCGACATCACGACCGAGACGAAGTTCGGCGGCATGCAGAGCTTCTTCTCCGGTGAGGGCCTGTTCATGCTGCGCGTATCGGGCACGGGTCATGTGTTCTTCAATAGCTATGGCGGCTTGCAAAAGGTGTCCGTGAACGGCGAGTACATCGTCGACACCACGCACATCGTCGCCTTCCCCGAGGGCATGACATACAACGTCGAGGCGGTCGGCGGACTCAAGGCCACGTTCCTGTCCGGCGAGGGCCTCGTCTGCCGCTACCGGGGCACGGGCGATCTGTACATCCAGACGCGCTCCGCGCCACCCTTCGCGTCGTGGCTCAATCCGTTCCGCAGGGTGGAATCGAAGAAGTAG
- a CDS encoding TerC/Alx family metal homeostasis membrane protein, with amino-acid sequence MLALWVGFLALVFLLLALDLGVFNRKDHEIGIREAFGWTIFWISLALVFNAVLCFFYKHHWMGLGLDPRYPSDGPQAAMLFFTAYVVEKSLSLDNIFVMALIFSYFAIPLKYQHRVLFWGIVGALVLRGVMIGAGVVLIQKFTWMIYVFGGILVLTAIKMATSGDEEVDPEKNPLLRLVRRWFPVVTRFEGHRFFVRENGRLAATPLLLALVVVESTDVVFAVDSIPAVIAVTHDPFLVFTSNVFAILGLRSLYFALAAVMNKFRYLKASLVFVLGFIGVKMLLSHLVHISTAISMGVIGAALTIGIVFSVIASYLEESPRRTETGARIPLGDRLTEKTLRKIWIAASGGTLILVGLAMLVLPGPGLFALAGGFAVLATEFTWAAVVTRHIRRHVAALSEKAKSSVK; translated from the coding sequence ATGCTGGCGCTGTGGGTCGGATTTCTCGCTCTGGTCTTCTTGCTGCTCGCGCTCGATCTGGGCGTCTTCAACCGCAAGGACCACGAGATCGGCATCCGCGAGGCGTTCGGCTGGACGATTTTTTGGATCAGCCTCGCCCTTGTCTTCAACGCCGTTCTCTGCTTCTTCTACAAGCACCACTGGATGGGACTCGGTCTCGATCCGCGCTACCCGTCGGACGGCCCGCAGGCCGCCATGCTCTTTTTCACGGCCTACGTCGTCGAAAAATCGCTGTCGCTCGACAACATCTTCGTCATGGCCCTGATCTTCTCGTACTTCGCGATTCCCCTGAAATACCAGCACCGCGTCCTCTTTTGGGGCATTGTGGGCGCTCTCGTACTGCGCGGCGTGATGATCGGCGCGGGCGTCGTCCTCATCCAAAAATTCACGTGGATGATCTACGTCTTCGGCGGCATTCTCGTCCTCACGGCGATCAAGATGGCGACATCGGGCGACGAAGAGGTCGATCCCGAAAAAAATCCCCTGCTGCGTCTCGTGCGTCGCTGGTTTCCCGTCGTCACGCGGTTCGAGGGGCACAGGTTTTTTGTACGCGAAAACGGACGGCTCGCCGCCACGCCGCTGCTGCTCGCGCTGGTCGTCGTCGAGAGCACCGACGTCGTCTTCGCCGTCGATTCCATCCCCGCGGTCATCGCCGTCACGCACGACCCTTTCCTCGTCTTCACCTCCAACGTGTTCGCGATTCTGGGACTGCGTTCGCTGTATTTCGCGCTCGCGGCGGTGATGAACAAGTTCCGCTACCTCAAGGCGAGCCTCGTCTTCGTGCTGGGGTTCATCGGCGTGAAGATGCTGCTCTCGCACCTCGTGCACATTTCCACGGCGATCTCGATGGGCGTGATCGGCGCGGCGCTGACCATCGGCATCGTGTTCTCCGTCATCGCGTCCTATCTGGAAGAATCGCCCCGGCGCACCGAAACCGGCGCGCGAATTCCCCTCGGCGATCGCCTCACCGAAAAGACCCTGCGCAAGATCTGGATCGCGGCCTCCGGCGGCACGCTGATCCTCGTGGGGCTCGCCATGCTCGTGTTGCCCGGCCCCGGCCTGTTCGCACTCGCGGGCGGATTCGCCGTCCTCGCGACCGAGTTCACCTGGGCCGCCGTGGTGACCCGCCACATCCGCCGCCACGTCGCCGCGCTGTCCGAGAAGGCCAAGTCCTCGGTGAAGTGA
- a CDS encoding NifU family protein, with protein MASIDDTRNDRIRALFSDRINPALADHGGWAEFVDLRGDQLVIRLGGGCQGCGMSTVTVKQGILELVRKHFPEVVQIVDDTDHAAGENPYY; from the coding sequence ATGGCGTCCATTGACGACACCCGCAATGACCGGATCCGCGCCCTGTTTTCCGATCGCATCAATCCCGCGCTCGCCGACCACGGCGGCTGGGCGGAGTTCGTGGATCTGCGCGGCGACCAACTCGTCATTCGTCTCGGCGGCGGCTGTCAGGGCTGCGGTATGTCCACCGTAACGGTCAAGCAGGGCATTCTCGAACTCGTCCGCAAGCACTTCCCCGAAGTCGTCCAGATTGTTGACGACACCGACCACGCCGCGGGTGAGAATCCCTATTACTAA
- a CDS encoding glycoside hydrolase family 31 protein, giving the protein MNCHFTIAVFATLLAVALLPACGCDSDDNDSGNNADEDNGDLGDDDADDDVDDDATDDDADDDTDFYQNIVLESDALRMTIHPRPFGWRLESVADKALVTQTLGFGSGESFFYFRGETRHGLYSYIGSAHEAGAVSMRYRTTEGTEAKIRFAFDAARELRVETFIDPAPGNLSVGQDLALADDEAIYGAVERISWDAWTSERNPTNLGSLDRRGQWHSMIVQGTIGVYTPFFHSSAGYGLYVDTTFYGEFDFGATAPDRLRFHFRARGDRSPVQTFRIFFGPSHDDILDAYTALTGRPLVPPDWAFRHWRWRDEHERVTGDLDGRTINGEVAEDINQYEALEFPFGNYMIDRPYTPGEQGFAEFSWDPDRFPNAADMVRSFEDRDMHLIIWGAPWAIGDEPGQNGAEAQALGYLAPGSPDHIDFTNPDACEWWKDKLVAWVTDNSIHGWKLDRGDETQPSLPGEIYFDGRGGEEVRNHYPVLYQRCYFEAMQEAWGDDFVSKARAGWAGSQQYVILWGGDTRGNVNGRRTDLGLRSAILSMLHAAFMGYPVWGSDTGGYQEFRDREVFARWLQFSAFTPLMEIGGQGAHAPWDMPTDPAYDEELIDIYRTYTTLHHDLVDYLRAQAEIAGETGRPIARPLVFDHPDDPTVKRMWDEYMLGPDLLVAPVWESGARGRDVYIPAGEFVDYWSRDEVTGPTTVAADAPLDRIPLYVRKGATIFGETW; this is encoded by the coding sequence ATGAACTGCCATTTTACGATCGCGGTGTTCGCGACGCTGCTCGCGGTAGCCCTCTTGCCCGCTTGCGGCTGCGACTCGGACGACAACGATTCGGGCAACAACGCGGATGAAGACAACGGCGATCTCGGTGACGACGACGCCGATGACGACGTCGATGACGACGCAACCGACGACGACGCGGATGACGACACGGACTTTTACCAAAACATCGTTCTGGAGAGCGACGCGCTGCGCATGACGATCCACCCGCGCCCGTTTGGATGGCGACTGGAATCCGTCGCCGACAAGGCACTCGTCACGCAGACGCTCGGATTCGGATCGGGCGAGTCGTTCTTCTACTTTCGCGGCGAAACGCGCCATGGCCTTTACTCGTACATCGGCTCCGCGCACGAGGCGGGGGCGGTGAGCATGCGTTACCGAACCACCGAAGGGACGGAAGCGAAGATCCGTTTCGCATTCGACGCCGCACGCGAGTTGCGGGTCGAGACGTTTATCGACCCCGCGCCGGGCAACTTGTCGGTGGGACAGGATCTCGCGCTGGCCGATGACGAAGCGATCTACGGCGCAGTCGAGCGCATCTCCTGGGACGCTTGGACCAGCGAACGCAATCCCACGAATTTGGGTTCGCTCGATCGCCGCGGCCAGTGGCATTCGATGATCGTACAGGGCACCATCGGCGTGTATACGCCGTTTTTCCACAGCAGCGCCGGTTACGGTCTCTATGTCGATACGACGTTCTACGGCGAGTTCGACTTCGGGGCGACCGCGCCGGACCGCCTGCGTTTTCATTTCCGCGCGCGCGGTGATCGCTCGCCCGTGCAGACGTTTCGCATTTTTTTCGGTCCGTCGCACGACGACATCCTCGACGCCTACACGGCGCTCACAGGCCGGCCGTTGGTGCCTCCCGACTGGGCGTTTCGCCACTGGCGCTGGCGCGACGAGCACGAAAGGGTCACGGGCGATCTCGACGGACGCACGATCAACGGCGAAGTGGCCGAGGACATCAACCAGTACGAAGCGCTGGAATTCCCGTTCGGGAATTACATGATCGACCGCCCCTACACCCCCGGCGAGCAGGGCTTCGCCGAGTTTTCGTGGGACCCCGATCGATTCCCGAACGCGGCCGACATGGTCCGGTCGTTCGAGGATCGGGACATGCACCTCATCATCTGGGGCGCGCCGTGGGCGATCGGCGACGAACCCGGGCAGAACGGGGCCGAGGCTCAGGCGCTGGGGTATCTCGCGCCGGGCAGTCCCGACCACATCGACTTCACGAATCCGGACGCGTGCGAATGGTGGAAGGACAAGCTCGTCGCCTGGGTGACGGACAACTCGATTCACGGCTGGAAGCTCGACCGGGGCGACGAGACGCAGCCCAGCCTGCCGGGCGAAATCTACTTCGACGGGCGCGGCGGCGAGGAAGTCCGCAACCACTATCCGGTGCTCTATCAGCGATGCTACTTCGAAGCCATGCAGGAGGCGTGGGGCGACGACTTCGTGAGTAAAGCGCGCGCCGGCTGGGCGGGCAGCCAGCAATACGTGATCCTGTGGGGCGGCGACACGCGCGGCAACGTCAACGGTCGCCGGACCGACCTCGGCCTACGCAGCGCCATCCTCTCGATGCTGCATGCGGCGTTTATGGGCTATCCGGTCTGGGGCTCGGACACCGGTGGTTATCAGGAATTCCGCGACCGCGAGGTCTTCGCGCGGTGGCTTCAGTTCTCGGCGTTCACGCCGCTCATGGAGATCGGCGGACAGGGCGCGCACGCGCCGTGGGATATGCCGACGGATCCCGCGTACGACGAGGAACTCATCGACATCTACCGGACGTACACGACGCTCCATCACGACCTCGTCGATTACCTGCGCGCACAGGCCGAGATCGCCGGCGAAACCGGCCGGCCCATCGCGCGTCCCCTCGTCTTCGATCACCCGGATGATCCAACCGTGAAGCGCATGTGGGACGAATACATGCTCGGCCCGGATCTGCTCGTCGCGCCGGTTTGGGAGTCGGGAGCGCGCGGGCGCGACGTGTACATTCCGGCGGGCGAATTCGTCGACTACTGGTCACGTGACGAGGTCACGGGGCCGACGACGGTCGCGGCCGACGCGCCACTCGATCGGATTCCGCTCTACGTGCGCAAGGGGGCGACGATCTTTGGCGAGACGTGGTGA
- a CDS encoding PIG-L family deacetylase, whose product MKRIACAVATMTTIVVAIGCSAKYVRTAAPGDSLDEWLDAPRRIMWVAAHPDDEGFAGPILAKAGRKSGGAVHFVVLTDAAGGECCIPGGCVPDLATVRATEIAASARLYGATLKHAPYWNAPLPGSSFPPRHEIAKRWMSQGDPTLLIAKEIREFRPDAILTLSPGRGGTGHPEHQLSARFALAAARLAATDTKELPGAPHRVERVYWVLSKLWLAEALGSADPEEPTEIFDIHQPCFQGRSCVDVAAQITRVHQSQANDMKGMRLLFKQLDELPLRRVNPEAELLDPMEPVGKGGMNTNP is encoded by the coding sequence ATGAAACGAATTGCTTGCGCCGTCGCCACGATGACGACGATCGTCGTTGCGATCGGCTGTTCCGCAAAATACGTCCGCACCGCCGCGCCCGGCGATTCGCTCGACGAGTGGCTCGACGCGCCGCGCCGCATCATGTGGGTGGCCGCGCACCCCGACGACGAGGGGTTCGCGGGGCCGATCCTCGCCAAGGCGGGGCGCAAAAGCGGCGGGGCCGTGCATTTCGTCGTGCTGACCGACGCGGCGGGCGGCGAGTGCTGCATCCCCGGCGGGTGCGTACCCGATCTGGCCACGGTGCGTGCGACCGAAATCGCGGCGTCGGCCCGGCTCTACGGCGCGACGCTCAAACACGCCCCGTATTGGAACGCGCCGCTACCCGGCAGCTCGTTTCCTCCGCGCCACGAAATCGCCAAGCGATGGATGAGCCAGGGCGATCCCACGTTGCTGATCGCGAAGGAGATCCGCGAGTTCCGGCCCGACGCGATCCTGACGCTCTCCCCGGGGCGCGGCGGCACGGGCCACCCCGAGCATCAGCTTTCGGCGCGGTTCGCGCTGGCCGCCGCGCGACTGGCGGCGACCGACACCAAGGAACTGCCCGGCGCACCGCACCGCGTGGAGCGCGTGTACTGGGTGCTCTCGAAGTTGTGGCTGGCCGAGGCGCTGGGCTCAGCCGATCCCGAGGAGCCGACCGAGATTTTCGACATCCATCAACCGTGCTTTCAGGGTCGTTCGTGTGTGGATGTCGCCGCGCAGATCACGCGAGTTCACCAATCGCAGGCGAACGACATGAAGGGCATGCGTTTGCTCTTCAAGCAGCTCGACGAACTGCCGCTGCGTCGAGTGAATCCCGAGGCGGAACTGCTCGATCCCATGGAACCCGTGGGGAAGGGCGGCATGAACACGAATCCATGA
- a CDS encoding septum formation initiator family protein: MEPKEWTRERTVLCVMVLLFVLSLVYLTFSDSGLIRVWRLGSQVTALNDEITQLHSENNELAREIEQLRGDDARITREIRERLGMVEPGETVFVFDAHIKPSQR, encoded by the coding sequence ATGGAGCCCAAGGAGTGGACACGCGAGAGAACCGTCCTGTGCGTGATGGTTCTCCTGTTTGTTCTGAGCCTGGTCTATCTGACGTTCTCCGACTCCGGCCTCATCCGGGTCTGGCGCCTCGGAAGCCAAGTCACCGCGCTGAACGACGAAATCACACAGTTGCATTCCGAAAACAACGAACTCGCCCGCGAGATCGAGCAGCTCCGCGGCGATGACGCGCGGATCACGCGGGAGATTCGCGAGCGGCTCGGCATGGTGGAACCTGGGGAGACGGTGTTCGTGTTCGACGCGCACATAAAACCGTCGCAGCGCTGA
- a CDS encoding diguanylate cyclase produces the protein MRRIAGHHGYLIAFVALVLIVLRQFDSSRFAGDEPWWNWRLWALVGFLAYLLVRLIWAARPRSSGARGANRHDFDLALLILAATNLVIQLPGDAYRPLFYPLNYLILCLFVIAWGPGLSVAYAVLLGSLEFVQMMAQHRGAMFMPGNPVSADIIDIWLTIASHLAMSLTFVGVVGVFLLGERRQRERAIAKLDRLTTDVDDLAPHGDDELPAVLTDEVTRGGAQYTREFDSELADLMEIGRVGLRADACVTIFLNRDEAFARVRAMSGDPAEMDMEALIPSDSALLSLVLRKAEPIVVGRFDPRRVPLEYRRKRAGVRSLIAVPLMFDGRALGVVVADSARVQAFDATDLEVLGHVSSRVVDAFRAARSMAGISRERSEYATFYALAKKFTDTLTVDDVLATTLEAGRAILPFDGALVAMPVASSSMWSVTAVDQLPSKWIGLEFSESDAQAIRMARDRKILAVRNATQVSSTILFAELRLMRYQSVLALPLEYRGRVEGTVSFFWERPNAFNDYTVRLFESLMILTAVAVNDARLYEQMEQLATTDSLTELTNRRAFNTALTGEIARHERTRAGLSLILLDIDHFKRVNDTYGHPAGDEVLRAVAAAIRGEIRNVDTAARWGGEEFAIVLPSTTPPGARKFAERLRKKIAGLDVPVEGGRRIRVTISLGIAGIPQDAENLGGLVEAADAALYHSKESGRDRVTWASEIG, from the coding sequence GTGAGACGAATCGCCGGTCATCACGGTTACCTGATCGCCTTTGTCGCCCTCGTCCTGATCGTCCTGCGACAATTCGATTCCTCGCGGTTTGCGGGCGATGAGCCTTGGTGGAACTGGCGCCTGTGGGCCCTCGTCGGATTTCTCGCGTATCTCCTCGTGCGATTGATTTGGGCCGCGCGTCCGCGATCGTCCGGCGCGCGCGGCGCAAACCGCCACGATTTCGACCTCGCCCTGCTGATCCTCGCGGCCACGAATCTCGTTATCCAGCTTCCCGGCGATGCGTATCGCCCGCTGTTCTATCCGCTCAATTACCTGATCCTGTGCCTGTTCGTCATCGCGTGGGGCCCCGGGCTCTCGGTGGCATACGCCGTGTTGCTGGGCTCGCTGGAGTTCGTGCAGATGATGGCGCAGCACCGCGGCGCGATGTTCATGCCGGGCAATCCCGTCTCGGCCGACATCATCGATATCTGGCTCACGATCGCGAGTCACCTCGCCATGTCGCTTACGTTCGTCGGAGTCGTCGGCGTCTTCCTGCTCGGCGAACGCCGCCAGCGCGAGCGTGCCATCGCGAAGCTCGACCGGCTGACAACGGACGTGGACGACCTCGCGCCGCACGGAGACGACGAGCTGCCCGCCGTGCTCACGGACGAAGTCACCCGCGGCGGCGCGCAGTACACGCGCGAGTTCGACTCCGAGCTCGCCGACCTGATGGAGATCGGTCGCGTGGGGTTGCGGGCCGATGCGTGCGTGACGATTTTCCTGAACCGCGATGAGGCGTTCGCACGGGTGCGCGCCATGTCAGGCGATCCCGCGGAGATGGACATGGAGGCGCTCATCCCCTCGGACAGCGCGTTGCTCTCGCTCGTGTTGCGCAAGGCGGAACCGATCGTCGTCGGACGATTCGATCCGCGCCGCGTGCCGCTCGAGTACCGACGCAAACGGGCGGGCGTGCGTTCGCTCATCGCCGTTCCGCTGATGTTCGATGGGCGGGCACTCGGCGTCGTGGTCGCCGACAGCGCCCGCGTGCAGGCGTTCGACGCCACGGACCTCGAGGTGCTCGGCCACGTCTCGTCGCGCGTGGTCGACGCGTTCCGCGCGGCGCGATCCATGGCCGGCATTTCGCGCGAGCGCAGCGAGTACGCGACGTTCTACGCGCTGGCGAAAAAGTTCACCGACACGCTCACCGTGGACGACGTGCTCGCGACGACGCTGGAGGCGGGACGCGCGATCCTGCCCTTCGACGGAGCGCTCGTGGCGATGCCCGTCGCATCGTCGTCGATGTGGAGCGTGACGGCGGTCGATCAGCTCCCCTCGAAATGGATTGGGCTCGAATTCAGCGAATCGGACGCCCAGGCGATTCGAATGGCGCGAGATCGCAAGATCCTCGCGGTGCGCAACGCCACGCAGGTGTCATCGACGATCCTCTTCGCGGAATTGCGTTTGATGCGCTACCAGAGCGTGCTTGCATTGCCGCTCGAATATCGCGGTCGCGTCGAGGGCACCGTATCGTTTTTCTGGGAACGGCCGAACGCGTTCAACGACTACACGGTGCGTCTGTTCGAGTCGTTGATGATCCTGACGGCGGTGGCGGTCAACGACGCCCGCCTCTACGAGCAGATGGAGCAGCTCGCCACCACCGACAGCCTGACCGAACTGACGAACCGTCGCGCATTCAACACCGCGCTCACGGGAGAGATCGCGCGCCATGAACGCACGCGCGCGGGACTGTCGCTCATCCTGCTCGACATCGACCACTTCAAGCGCGTCAACGACACGTACGGCCACCCGGCCGGCGACGAGGTGTTGCGCGCGGTGGCAGCGGCGATCCGGGGCGAGATTCGCAACGTGGACACGGCCGCGCGGTGGGGCGGAGAGGAATTCGCGATCGTTCTGCCGAGCACGACGCCGCCGGGTGCGCGCAAGTTTGCCGAACGCCTGCGCAAAAAGATCGCGGGGCTCGATGTGCCGGTCGAGGGAGGGCGACGAATCCGCGTGACGATCAGCCTCGGCATCGCGGGCATTCCGCAGGATGCCGAAAATCTCGGCGGGCTCGTCGAAGCCGCGGATGCGGCGCTGTATCACTCCAAGGAGTCCGGTCGCGACCGCGTCACGTGGGCGTCCGAAATCGGCTGA